One region of Zingiber officinale cultivar Zhangliang chromosome 7B, Zo_v1.1, whole genome shotgun sequence genomic DNA includes:
- the LOC122005352 gene encoding cytochrome P450 71AP13-like has protein sequence MAFLEAIFLFLFLFLVLSLFILRFRFTQKKKKKEEEETRRLNPLPPGPRPLPLIGNLHQLGRHPHLSLHRLALRYGPILRLSLGQTPTVVLSSARAAREALRTHDLALASRPPIYAAKKLFYGPSDVAFAPYGPYWRRVRKLCILELLSARRVDSFAPARAAEVDLMLSRVAVAGGGGGGEVNLSKVLAMYANGVLCRAAFGREFMEGGEYARRGFEEMLFEYQVLLGGFTISDFVPSLEWVSALTGMKRRLDTTFRRFDDFFDRIIEEHIQKRRRKRRGGATAEEAEMDLVDVMLDVQENTKDRELPLTMDNVKAVILDMFAAGTDTTFITLDWAMTELLINPSAMSRAQAEIRTIVGGDHRKLVEEADLPRMPYLKAVIKEVFRLHPPAPLLVPRESMESVTIEGYEIPEKTRVFVNAWAIGRDPESWSDPDAFTPERFLNSSVDFKGQDFELIPFGAGRRGCPAIAFGTASVEIALAQLLHSFEWELPAGVKAEDLDMDEVFGITMHRTEQLVAVATPYAA, from the exons ATGGCTTTTCTCGAAGCAATATTCCTATTCCTATTCTTATTCCTAGTCCTCTCCTTGTTCATCCTCCGATTCCGATTtactcagaagaagaagaaaaaggaggaggaggagacgagGAGGCTCAATCCGCTCCCGCCGGGGCCGCGTCCCCTTCCCCTCATCGGCAATCTCCACCAGCTCGGTCGCCACCCCCACCTCTCGCTCCACCGCCTCGCCCTCCGTTACGGTCCCATCCTCCGCCTCTCCCTCGGCCAAACACCCACCGTCGTCCTTTCCTCCGCACGGGCCGCTCGCGAAGCCCTGCGCACCCATGACCTCGCCCTCGCCTCCCGCCCCCCGATCTACGCCGCCAAGAAGCTCTTCTACGGCCCTTCCGACGTCGCCTTCGCCCCCTACGGCCCCTACTGGCGCCGCGTCCGCAAGCTCTGCATCCTCGAGCTCCTCAGCGCCCGCCGCGTCGACTCCTTCGCCCCTGCCCGCGCCGCCGAGGTCGACCTCATGCTCTCTCGCGTCGCCGtcgccggcggcggcggcggcggcgaggtGAACCTCAGCAAGGTGCTCGCCATGTACGCCAACGGCGTGCTCTGCCGCGCCGCCTTCGGGCGCGAGTTCATGGAGGGCGGCGAGTACGCTCGGCGCGGCTTCGAGGAGATGCTGTTCGAGTACCAGGTGCTCCTCGGCGGCTTCACCATCAGCGATTTCGTCCCCTCCTTGGAGTGGGTGAGCGCTTTGACGGGGATGAAGCGGAGATTGGACACCACGTTTCGTCGCTTCGATGACTTCTTCGATCGCATCATCGAAGAACACAttcagaagaggaggaggaagagacgAGGTGGCGCCACCGCGGAGGAGGCCGAGATGGATCTTGTGGATGTGATGCTTGACGTGCAGGAAAACACCAAGGACAGGGAGTTGCCTCTCACCATGGACAACGTTAAAGCCGTCATCTTG GACATGTTTGCGGCCGGGACCGATACGACCTTCATCACCCTCGACTGGGCGATGACCGAGCTCCTCATCAACCCATCCGCCATGAGCAGAGCCCAGGCGGAGATTCGAACCATCGTCGGCGGCGACCACCGCAAGCTGGTGGAGGAGGCCGACCTCCCCCGCATGCCCTACCTGAAAGCCGTCATCAAGGAGGTGTTCAGGCTGCACCCTCCCGCTCCGCTGCTAGTCCCGAGGGAGTCCATGGAGTCGGTGACCATCGAAGGCTACGAGATCCCGGAGAAGACGAGGGTGTTCGTGAACGCATGGGCCATCGGCCGGGACCCCGAGTCTTGGTCGGACCCCGACGCGTTTACGCCGGAGAGATTTCTCAACAGCTCGGTGGATTTCAAGGGCCAAGATTTCGAACTCATACCTTTCGGCGCCGGCCGCCGCGGGTGCCCGGCCATAGCGTTTGGGACGGCCAGCGTGGAGATCGCGTTGGCTCAGCTTCTGCATAGCTTCGAGTGGGAGCTGCCGGCGGGGGTTAAAGCGGAGGATTTGGACATGGACGAAGTGTTTGGTATAACGATGCATCGCACGGAGCAACTGGTGGCGGTGGCCACGCCCTACGCAGCTTGA